Proteins encoded together in one Lathyrus oleraceus cultivar Zhongwan6 chromosome 5, CAAS_Psat_ZW6_1.0, whole genome shotgun sequence window:
- the LOC127085713 gene encoding dirigent protein 21: protein MATTLRFFFLFTLTLILAHFSTTYGVFSEHSNIMLPTNQQNTEKTTHLHFFYHENLEGENPTVIKIIDPSTQSPNGFGTSFMMDNILTEEQDITSKAVGRAQGLFGLASLEDRGLVMLINLVFIEGGFAGSTLSLLGRNPVQDTVREMPIVAGSGVFRFARGYAVVKSLYEISTSENFVVEYNVTVSHP, encoded by the coding sequence ATGGCAACCACTCTTAGGTTCTTCTTTCTCTTCACTCTCACTCTCATACTTGCTCATTTTTCCACTACCTATGGAGTATTCTCGGAACACTCCAACATCATGTTACCAACAAATCAACAAAACACAGAAAAAACAACTCATTTGCACTTCTTTTACCACGAAAACTTAGAAGGAGAAAATCCAACAGTTATAAAAATAATAGATCCATCAACTCAGTCACCAAATGGATTTGGAACAAGTTTCATGATGGACAACATCTTAACAGAAGAACAAGACATAACCTCAAAAGCTGTTGGTAGAGCTCAAGGATTATTCGGTTTGGCATCTTTGGAAGATCGCGGATTGGTAATGTTGATTAATCTTGTTTTTATCGAAGGTGGATTCGCTGGTAGTACTCTTAGTTTGCTTGGAAGGAATCCTGTTCAAGATACAGTTAGAGAAATGCCTATTGTTGCTGGCAGTGGTGTGTTTAGGTTTGCTAGAGGATATGCTGTCGTGAAGAGTCTTTATGAGATTTCAACATctgaaaattttgttgttgagtATAATGTCACTGTTTCTCATCCATAG